From the Vulpes vulpes isolate BD-2025 chromosome 15, VulVul3, whole genome shotgun sequence genome, the window CACCCTGATTTTGATCCCCAGTGGAGGCacatatgaaaaattacatgaatTTGCAGACAGGTATCAATAGTAAGAGAATGGTGGTTTAATTTAGGATTTTTCAGCCTTGACACTGTCCTTGGaaggtttatttttatagaagtcATGTAGCTGGTGACTGGTATTTTTAAGTTCTAAACGCAGAAGTTATTTGGCTGGTTTTCATTTGTGTCTCTCACCTTCTGCTTTCTGCCCTCCAGTCCCAAAGACTCAGACGTTCTGTGATTAATGCTTTTTGAAAAgagtttggaaaataaatttcagttcaGTTTTGTGGTGCAAATCACTCAGCCTTTGGGGGTTCATAATGTCTTGGTTAATAAGGATTCTGGTGATTCAACTCAGAGGTCTGTGtgaagtggaggaaaaaaaaaaaggcagaacaaTTCAGCCaagatgtatttaatttttaaaacagccaTTATGTTCTGTGCTTAAATTTTGagttccttttttatatttcttaagagATAATGAATAGCTTCAATTTGAGAGTGTGAGCATCCTGGAAAAATACAGAATGAcaaaatctcattttatatttattaatttttcagcaAGTCCACTCTTCTCCCATTGATGAAGACTAAGTAGGTTTTTTGAACTGGCATTGGTCAACATTATTACCAACTTTGTGATGAATAATATCCTTCTTGCATATCAAACGTTCAGCCTCCCACACAtgcttaattcattttattctcaaacGCTTGGCCTTGTAAGTGATTGCTGTGATTCAGTTTTGAATGAAAGAATTGCTCAGTTGCAGCCTGCGATAATTATTGTATAAGGCTTAGGTTGTTTTTTTACAAACGAGAGCAAATTCTCCATCAGTGATGAAGATAATGGGTAGCAGGTCTTTAACCTCTCCTCACCAGCTCTCACCACACCTCCCTCACTTCACACTCTACAGACATGAGGATAATCCTCCTAAGGCTTTTCCCGGAGTTGAAACTTCATGTTGCATGTAACTACACGGTGATAGCTGCTGGCCAGATCCTTCTTACATGCCAACGAAGGGATGATTTGTTGATCTCATTTAACAAGGTTGTAGAATTGTGTGGAGTTTCTTCACTTTTGCAACTTATAGTCAGTCAAAATGATGTGTCTAAGTGGTTGCAACTAAAAATAGAATGCACATGGGCATTAGAAGCTTTTCTCATTCTGCGGTGGATAGTGTAAGACACCAGTCTTAGCTGTTACCTAGAGAGCCTGCCTGCCCTTTTGCAGGTGTCAAATAGCAATCTGTTGAGTAGGTCCCTAAGATTTAATTACTGAATGAAATAATTGATTTGGGGGGTACTTTGTGAGTGGAAAAGACTACTTAGGTAGTCTTCCATGTAGACTATATGTAGTCTATATGTAGACTACCTATGTAATGATTTCAGAGTTTGTGAATCctgttgtttttttccaaaaggtCTTACAACTCAGACCTACAAACTCAGTTCACTTCTCCGCTGTTGCTGAACAATTAGTTGCAAGTCTTTGCTGTTGTAGATAATTGTAATTTCAAATTGTGGCTCCAAGCTATTGATGGCTCTCTGTCTTTTCCTGCTTGCTTTGCAGTAACCTTGCATTTCATTCTAATGAAGGAAAAATTGTCAAAGGTGTATAAATGAAACAACACATGAAGTACAAGGACAGCAGTGCTTTTAGCTtactatttaaaagttttatttattttttgttattgagaaactggaagagaaatgaagactatATTCTTTGTAGTATCATTAATGGAACATCGATCGATTGGTTCTTTTTAGAACTTTTTGCTGGAGCTTTAATGAAGGCATCTCATCATATTTAAATATACCCAGTGCAGGTTGGTAGTTCATGGCTCTGTCTTACTTGAATCTCAAATTAGTCAAATAtaaactgtgtgatcttggaaagGCATTCAACCTCCCTGAAAGTTAGCTCCTTTGCGTGATATGATACCTGCTCCATAGGGTTGCTGGAAGCATTTAAAGTGATGGAGAATGGAAAGCCTCTAACTCGCTGCCTGGAGGAGGGTCATGTgcacaaaaaaatgttaatttccttttctcctaaAAATGATGGAAGAGATTTTCTAAGATCCTTTTATTTGCAATTTTCAACTTTCAGTGGAAAAGAGGAATCAGGACAGAGTAATGATATACAAAAATCTCTACCATCTCAGAAGTGTGGCAGTGGGTCCTGCAAACCAAACTTCTGGGTAACCTTACTACTGACTCTCCTTTTTGCTTCTGTCACTCGATTAATTTGCATGATTAAGTACTTTTCCATCGCAGGCAATGAATTCATAGCTGGTAGAAGCCTGTAAACTACTCATCTATTTAAAACAAGGAAGCCAGCCCCTGTGACCAGGGACTCTGACCTTCAAACACTAACTGGGACATTCCCCAAAGTGGGAAGAGCATAGTTATAACATTGTGGAAAGCAGTCATCTTGTTAACTTCTCCCTTGGCCTGAGAACACGCTGCGAGTCACTGAGGGAGAATTGGTCTGATCCCTGGGAATTATAATACAGCTCACAGCACAGCACTGTCTTATTTGGGTGTGTTACTGGCTTCCAATTAGAAACTTGGGGAGCTTCCGACATGGCTTTAGAGTAATGAGTAGCGATGGATGAAGCCTCTTGCAAAGGGACTTCTAATGAGTCCTAACATAAAGCTGTTTACTTTGTGGATGTCTAAAACATAGCCTATCTGTAGCCCTCAAAACTATGTAAATCCTTGATTGTCCCTCTCTcctacccgccccccccgccccgccccataAGCCAGTTTACAACACAAGTTTGGTCTTACAGCTGTTTTGATGTAGAAATATCCCTGACAGTGAGCTATGTTAAAGTGGCTTATTTTGCCAGAGGCAGAATGGTTGTGAACAGGTAGGTGGAGAGGATCGGCCTTTTAGGTGTTCAGAATTGACTGTCTTGTAGGGAGACGAGATAAAGGAGAATGATATCCTTATATGGTTTCtccaggaataaaaaagaataattaaatattataggGCACTGTTCACACATTCATCCATCACCAAATACTGACTAAGTGCCTGCTTGTTTACGTGCTCCTCCCCATATCCCTGATGTAGACAGTCCCTTCAAGAGCCTTTCGTTTGTCCACGATAAAAATGCATGCTATCTATATGTGtctgtgcagaaaaaaaaaaaaaattcttttgggtatattgAGCATCTTGGGAGAAAGACACTGTACCcttttaaattaacattataataattttaaaatttaagcctGTTTCACTGGCATATTAATGAGTCTTATGAGTCACTCTTATCCATTGTTATTAGACTAAAAATTTTAGGAATAAAGCTCATCCGATTTATTTAGAAAGGGACTTGGCTACAAACACAGACCCACTTAATTAGTTTCTAATTTGTTTTGCTGCTTGAACATAATAGGTGAGTCCCACTGCCCTCTACCCTTCCTGAATGTGTCTTGCTCTGGTCACTTGATTTATCTTCTGAGCCAGCTCATACTCTAAATCCAGGTCCTTGTGTCCTTTTTCCTGACAGGTGTTCTCATGGTCATCTTGAAGCCTATTCAAGGAGGTTCCATGCCTATTAGAAGCCCCGTTAGCTATGGAAGAGTGGCTGATTAAGTTATACTTAAAACATATTAAGTGCCAACAACAAACCAAACAGGGCGTGGGTTTGTAACGAGTCCTGGCTggaagggagagagtgtgtgATGGTAGGATGGTGGCATGTTTGGTGTTACCATCAGATCGCCACTCATTGTATCCAAGCGAGATGAATAAGGGACAAAGTGTGGGCTGGGATGACCTGTAGCTTTGAAGCTGTCAAGTAACCTTCTTAATCCTGAGACCGAGTGCAGTACAGAAGCCTTGTGATTTAGTTACCAAACTACTAAACTGTCTTTATGAGGATGAAGGCTTCTCAAGACACAATTAACCTAGAGATTCACAAGATGTTCTAAAGCATGCTGGTCTGAGCCAAAGAGGCCAGGCAGACCAGGGCGGAGCCCCACCCACCTGCAGGGATATATAAAAGCTCAGGACCTGAAGGGACATTCACAATTCAGGAGCTAGCTTCAGCAAGTtacccactgctctctctctctggcaccATGTCCTTCAACTGTTCCCCAAGGAACTGCTCTTCCAGGCCGATTGGAGGACACTGCACTGTCCCAGTAGCTCCAGCTGCCACAGCTTCTACCCATGATGCTGACTGCCTGAGTGGCATCTATTTGCCCAGTTCCTTCCAcactggctcctggctcctggacCACTGTCAGGGGACTACCTGTGAGTCTGCTGTTTGCCAGCCAACCTGTTACCAGCCAAATTCCTGCAGCTCCAGCTCTGGACAGGTGACCTGCTCTCGACAAACCACCTGTGTCTCCAATCCCTGCTCAACTACCTATAGCCGACCAGTCACCTTTGTCTCCAGGGGCTGTCAGCCCGTGGGTGGCATCTCTACTGTGTGCCAACCAGTGGGAGGAGTCTCCACTGTCTGCCAACCAGCCTGCGGGGTCTCCAGGACATACCAGCGGTCCTGCATGTCCAGCTGTCGAAGAACTTGCTAAGTGTGTAGGAGCCAGTGAGCGAATCAAGACTCCAGGACCTGCCAGCGGTGTTTCCAGGCTCGTCCAGCATGCTGCCTGTCCCTGAACAACTCTTCATTGCTGACCACTGTTCTGACTGCCTGACTGCTTGGCTGCTAGCTCTGAATAAGCTGCCTTCGGCAGTCTATGATTTTTCTGGCTAGCACCAAGCTTATTTTAAGGGTTGATCACTGGTGGCGCATATGCCTCTGGATGTTTCCAGAAGCTTTACTCCCCATATCCCAGTCTCTGGTGGTTTTAACATGTTTTGACCTTGCTGCTGTGTCTTCTGGCTTCTGCTTCTGTGCCTCTGAGGAAGGGAACTTGTCTCGCTCTGTATTTTCTCAATAAACCTGCTTACTTGGCATTGCAAATGTACGTCTCAATAGAGTTCTTTATTTGCCAGGGTTTTCGCTGTCTATGAATCATCCTTGCGGATCAGAGTTTGACTTTCTTTTCTGAGCATAGAGAATGGGTTCAGTCATTGTATTTCATGACAAGCAAaggaataaatgatattttacctGGTAGGAGAGTCTTTGGACATGTAGTGATAGAGAGTAATGGGTCCTCTACATTTACTCTGGATTTTATGGGTGCACAGAAGGACTTCcatgcaggaaaaagaaaagttacccAAGTAGTTTCGGAAATTATAGAGTGAAGGAAGCAGCAGAATCAGAGTCTCAGAGTCTTACTTTACCGGAGGACTGCAGTGGAAAACTCTGTAGAAGATGCCTCCATGATCAGACGAgatggagggaaaggaggaaaggtgGAGAAGTTGTTTTCATGGCATCAAAGGGTGGTTCCAGCTTTCGATATTCCCCTCACCTTCTGCAGAGGTTCAGTAGATCCCCCACACCAAATGCTGGCCAAATGCTCTGAATAAATCCAAGCTCCAGGTATTAGTAAATCTGGGCAGGAGAGACttaaaaacaaacttcaaaaaCACATGGGGGTTTATTTTCATAAGAGCCCTGTTTTGTGCTTATTTTCCCCAGGAACCAACCCATGTACTGATAAAACAAACCATCTGGACTGGTGGTCCACACCCTaactcctttattttgttttgttttatacacacaaggtgtgtgtgtgctgagaGCAATGGGCACCTTTTCTTATAATGAGGAGCTCAGTACCTGGAACAGACTGATCTGCAACCCCTGTTGTCAGCAAAATGGTTTTCTCATTTCACTCATGGTTTTTCAGAGAGGTACGGATGATTTCTggataaatggaatattttcaaatttttcctaCTGCTCATTCTATGCTTAGAATTAAGGATCTCTTTAATCAGACATGTTAGGATGTCTGACTCACAGTAATATCTCATTAAAGTAAGATATGGTTTTCGTTATATATTATCCCCATCCCcactacctttatttttttattttttaaagattttatttattcatagagagagaggcagagacacaggcagagggagaagcaggcatcatacagagagcctcacgtgggactcgatccagggtctccaagatcacaccctgggctgcaggcagcgctaaaccactgcaccaccggggctgcccccatccccactacctttaaaagcaaaattctagGTTTCAGATACATTCTggtttattctaaaatataagtCACCAAGGGAACCCTTCATGGTTGCTTGAAAACTGTTGCTTACATGACTGAGATATAGTCATGTCACATATGATCTGGAAAATTCGGTTTTTTGGAGGTTgaaacattatttaatttttttttaattctttagctTTCTAAGCTTCAATATAAGTTATAAGGATGAAGatgccttccttttctttcttatttagatGGCTAATCCTCCTAATAGATCCATGTATTAGCAATTTGTAACTACAGGTTTTATGGGCTGCTATGAATAAACTTTTGCTTGGGCAATTTATTATGATGGTGTGAACATCCAAAGATGATGTAGCTCTCCTGCCAAGCGGCTTCCTTGCCTTTATTTCTGTTTGGGGAATTGTTCTATTTGTACTTGAACTTTGAAAGTTCTATTCTTTGCTTCATCTCACAAAAATGATAAAGTTTCTGTGTTTGCCTTTGAAGACCATCTTTTACAAGACAGGGcaatgatttctttctcttcttggtcCGGGGCAAgagaatatgtatgtatgtatgtaatatcCCATAGCTGTGGGGAAGCAGATCCAGGGCCTTTGGTTCAAATCCTTGTTCTGCTGCTTGGCTGCAGGTTTGTTAAGCTACCTAAACCTTAGCCCATCTGTCAAATGGACATGATGCTGGCATCTCCTGCCTCTGGCTTTGGGAATAAACTGAGGTAACATGTGTGTCTCCTAGCTATCAGCTGAGGCATCctacattttatattaaagtgAACCTGGTGTTCttggggcaccagagtggctcagttggttaggcatctgcctttggctcagggcatggtcttagggtcttgggatcaagcctcaagtcaggctccctgctcagcagagagtctgtttgtccctctgcccctcctcctgctctctctctcaaataagtaaataaaatcttaaaaaaaaaaaagtcaacctggCATTCTCAACTCCTCTGGCTCTTTCGTAGAAGTCCTGGCTCCTCCTGGCATCTCTGAGGGGTCTGAGTCCAGAAGCTGGGAGGAGTTGatttactgttttctttcctcatgCCTTTGGCTCTGAACTTACACTTTAGAAGAATGAGTTCATTTTACAGGTCTTCTGATTCCATAGTCTGTTTCTGTTCAGACTGTAATGATTCAGACATCTTAGCACTACTTCTTTCCCTTGATGTCCATGAAATCCATTTACACAGGGCATCTGTGTTTCTAATAGACTTTACAGAAAGTTTGAGACCTAGATGGCATTTATATTTTAGTGAGGGAAACaacttaaaatgtaattttagacATTAAGAAGTTCCTGGGCCATTGTCTCTGGATCATTATCATATTCAGTTCAGAAGCAaacctttccttccctccctccccttctccatcCCACCCTTCTTTCCTCAAATCCCAAACCTCTAATATTCCAGCTTCTGTGCTAAGTGTTGGCTATGTGGTGGTAAAGAAAACCTCCGGGATTCTTGCCCTCATGAAGCTCATAGCTGAGCTTGAGTAATTTCTGTAGAactttgatattttcttctgtatcttcctCTACAAATGCTTATCAGTGCTTAGCAAGGTGCTGTATTACATAAGTAGGTTCTCTGAAAAGGGCAggttttttcaccttttttcatATATGATGCTTATTAATATCACAACTATGATAAAATCTGAGAATACAACCAACCTCTGGGACATTTGGCTATAAATCCAGAGCCATAAACTTGTGAAAGTCAAGGGAATGTGCTGGTAATCAATCAAATGGCAAGAATAAAAGGTTGACAAACTGGGATGTGGACTCAGACTAGTGCCCCCTAAAACAGCACTCTGCCTTTAGAGAAGGTAGGCTCTGCTAGAATATCTACTTGGTCTCTATATTTTTTGGAAACTACCACTCCTGCTTGGGAATTTATAAATGCTTTCATATCTGAAGGGCTTTGTACTAGCTTTCACGGGGTCAAGATCTTTATTTATTAGGATCACTAGCTCCAACTTCTTTTATATGCTCTATTTTCCAATACCTAACTGCCTGCTAGACATTTCCAGAAATATGCTTTATagtaaaattcaaagaaattttcaaaactcaaattGGTCATAATGTAACATTAATTAGGGATATAATTTGTGTTGCACATTTCAGATTATATAACAGTTGTGATCAGGAACCAGCTCCCGTTAGCACAGGCCAAGAGATATTATAAGCAAATATGAAGGCTTTATGGAAGTTGTTCTGTGCTTTATTATGGAAATGGATGATAAAAGGGACAACACTAAGAATTGTGTAAGAATTGTGGTAATGGTAGTTCTGGTGACTGTGAGAAAGGCTGGCGATCATCTTGAGCAAAAACTGAGTGTGGTCAGGGtagaatttattttagaggtgTGCTGGTTTCATAGCTACAGACTTTCTACCATGAAacagttttctattaaaattccTTCAGAAAAAGTGACTTTATTAGCGTGGATCTGAAAGTTGAGTTCCACTAAACCACCTTTTCcaacaaatgttttttattttattttattttattttattttatttattttatttttttattttattttttccaacaaAAGTTTTAATACAAGTTTTCTTGGGAACACATCAATTGCAGCGTGGCAGAGAAGACCTATCACTCAAATGAGATATTCTTTTACAAAAACTTCTCATTATATTAATTCTTGCCTCTTGGTTAATGCTGCCACTATCTTCCAAGTTAACCAGGGTGGAAATCCCATGACTGTGTTTTACTTCTCTTTCCCCTAACTTCACacatttaactcttttttttttttaaagattttatttatttattcatgagagacacagagagagcgagagcgagaggcagagacacaggcagagggagaagcaggctccatgcagggagcccgacatgggactggatcccgggtctccaggatcatgccctgggccaaaggcaggtgctaaaccactgagccacccagggatccccacacattTAATTCCTAAGAGATGTAACAATTCTTTGTTTCCTCAGCATTTCCTCTACCTCAGCCTGCTGTGGGCAGTCGTGACTTACACTACAGTAGAGCAATAAGCTCATAAGAGATTTTAGCATTTCTATGTCCTTTCTGGAGAGCTCTAACAGATCTGTCAGTATTAGCTcgccagggctgccataacaaaacaccagaAACTGGGGAGTTTGAACAATAGAAACTGATTGTCTCACAGTCTGGAGACTAGGTATCTGAGatcaggtgtcagcagggtttgTTCCCACTgaggctgtgagggagaatctgttctatTCCTCTTCCCGAGGTTCTGGTGGTTTGCTAGCAATCTTCGGTGTTCCTTGGCTTTTAGAAGGACCCTGATATCTGTCTTCACCTTCATGTGCCGTTCtccttgtgtgtgtatgtgtctgtgtctgtgtccaaatttctcctttagataaggacaccagttatgcTAAGCTAGGGGCCCACTCTACTCAaggatgacctcatcttaactaattatatctgcaatgatCCTAtctatttccaaacaaggtcacgTTCTAAAGTCCTGGAGGTTAGGACAGCAGCATAGAAATGCTTGGAGACAGAAAGCAACTCATAATACAATCAAGGCAGAACTCTGATAATGTCACTTTTGTactaaaaaatatcaaaacatgcTTACTGCCTAATGAATGCTGTTTAGGCTTGCTAGCCTAGCATTCATAATTCCCAGCAGAGTACTTAATAAATGCTCAGTAATCATAAGAAGAATATAATGTTTGAGTTTTGGGATTCTTATTCATTTCTATAATTGAAAGTCTAATTAATATTTGATATACTATATTCGTTGTGGTTCtccaaaaaaatagaaccaatagaaatatgtaaatatatatatgttatatatatatatacacacatacacatatatttatatttatatgtttcttatatataaaagaatacttATGTTCACACTCCATTGGCAAGTTCCAAGTCATATGACTACACTAAAGTGCAAAGAATTTGTTCATATGGTCCAGATGTgggtgaaaaaggaaaagaaaatgggttTGGTGAACAGAGAGCCTGTGTCTGCAACATTTCATCATGTGGTTATAAGAATGAAGAGTGTAATGTGGAAGTCTGACTCGTAGGTACCCAGAAAGTTGTGAATGAATCTGAATTAGAATTCCATTTCCATCTGTCTATCAGAGGAGACCTGTTTCAGGAAAATATCCCTTTATGGAAAGGATGTTTTGAGCAGTAATCTAATATATTCAGGGGTTGCTTGTAGCAACAGATTTAAGGATCTGTTTTTctaggagacatttttttttttaaatccaaggaAAATCCTTCTAGACAAAAGTTGAATGTAAACAATTAGTGCTCATTTAAAAGGAGTTAATTCTCATAATGGCTACAATGAGTGGGAATAATTGAGATGTTTCTaacttgaaataaaatggaaattggcCCAGCAGCAGTTCCGTAAACGAAACACTATTCTATTTCCCTCTAGTTAGCATAAACTACATAACATTATCTGAAATTATCTAGTCCTCAATTCTGGCCCCTGTTTTCATTGTTTAACTATTTTCTGAGAGATGTCAGTGCTGGAAGAGACTTCCAGAGTTACATACAACTCcgttatttaaaaatgaggaaatagaaaggGAAGGACTTTCTTGTCGAATAAACATAGTTAGTAATAGATCCACTAAatgccttctgattttttttttaagaaatatgaagaTTCTGTGGCTTCTTATTCATTCTCCTTTCTTGTTGAGTTATCCTGCAAGTAGTCTATCCAGGAGTATCATATGCAATGGCACCACTGTTAGGTTCTATATTCTTCAACAAGAGCCTCATACACTTGTAGTTTATCtcaaattcaaatataactgggagtcatatatatatacacatatgactttatttatttagccagcatgtgagcagggggtgagggagagagagaatgtcaagcagactgaattgagtgcagagtctgatacAGGATTCAATtctaccaccctgagatcatgacctgagcccaaatgaaGAGTTAGCTGCTCAACCACCAAACCACCTTGACACCCCAGAATTGTATATTTTCATTTGGTAAACCTGGCCACCCTAGATGTGGCATCTACATCTAGCGTCAGGGTATACTTAGGGAGCTGCTGTACTCCAGAGGACTTAACCAACTATCCAACACGAAGGCTGACCAACTCTCCTTGATGTTTGGCCTATCCTGTTTGACATGACCCTCAGTAGTCCTCAGGGGCATATGATGGTGTAATAAGACTAATGGGCATACAACTGACCAGTAACAAATTGGTCAAGCTGAAGATTCTGTTGTAGCTTGTTCTCCTTACCCACCCAGGACATCTTCCCTATGCTCTTCATCCTCCACTGTGTCTAATTATCTGTACATCtagccttgtctttttttttaattgaagtttgatttgccaacatatagtacaacacccagttctcatctcatcaagtgccttcctcagtgcccgtcacccagtaaccccgtccccctgcccaccttcttttctgcaaccctttgttcatttcccagaattaggagtctctcaagatttgtctccctctctaatttttctcactcattttctttcctttcccttataatccctttcactatttcttatattacccatttgagtgaaaccatacgatgattgtccttctctgaatgacttacttcactcagcataataccttccagttccaaccacactgaagcaaatggtgggtattcgtcctttctaatgactgagtaatattccattgtatacatagaccacattttctttatccattcatctattgaaggacatcaaggctccttccacagtttggctattgtggacattgctacctAAACATTAAGGTGCatgtgtcccagtgtttcaccacgtctgtatctttggggtaaatacccagtaatgcaattgctgggtcatatagccTTAgtcttttttaagtaattttttttactattggcATGCCCATTTGGGACAAGTACCAGGGCatacttatattaaaattttgttgcttatctgaaattcaaatgtaactggGATCCCATGTTTTTTCTGCAAAATTCAGTGGAAGTCTTGTTTGATATTGTGTTAATTTTAGAATGGAAAAAAGGAGTCTGTTGGGCAAATGTTTGAGAAGTTCAGATTCAATTACTTTTGCATGGtttgtttcttcattcctttcagatttttaatATTGCTACAATGTGCTGTGAATCTCTACTAGAGAGCCATA encodes:
- the KRTAP11-1 gene encoding keratin-associated protein 11-1, with amino-acid sequence MSFNCSPRNCSSRPIGGHCTVPVAPAATASTHDADCLSGIYLPSSFHTGSWLLDHCQGTTCESAVCQPTCYQPNSCSSSSGQVTCSRQTTCVSNPCSTTYSRPVTFVSRGCQPVGGISTVCQPVGGVSTVCQPACGVSRTYQRSCMSSCRRTC